The window GCGATTCTTGATCATCAAACGAACAAAGGAAAGCTTGCTGCCAAGCGTGAGAAAGTCCTCCTCCACGAGAGAAAAGGCGCCGATGGGGGCAAAAACGAAAGACGAGCGAACACCCGTAGAGCGGAAGGCTCTCGAAGAAGAGATAGATAAGACCATTGAGGAACTTGTTGCTGGATAAGCTAACAACAGGATATGGTATACTAAAAACGCATGGCAAAAAAAGTCACAATTGAAGATATCGCAGTAATGACCCAGAAGGGGTTTGCGGGCATGGACAAGCGCCTTGATGGCATAGATAAACGGCTTGACGGCATGGACAAGCGTCTTGATGGCATAGACAAGCGTCTTGACGGCATAGATCAACGTTTGGACCGCATAGAGAATCTGCTTATCAGAAGTCTTGATAATAGGGTTGAGCGTCTTGAGGATAAAATGAGACAGCTTGAAACTGCTATCGGCAAGTAATTCACATACTAACTCCATGTATCTCAATAAAGCATTCATCATTGGCAATTTGACCCGCGACCCTGAACTGAAATCCCTCCCTTCGGGTATGAAAGTAACCTCTTTTTCCGTAGCGACGAACAGAGTGTGGAAAGATAAGGATGGCAAGCGTCAAGAAGGAACCGACTATCATAATATCGTGGTATTCGGGAGGCAGGCGGAGACCGTCGCGCAGTACTTAAAGAAGGGGAGCTCGGCACTCGTGGAAGGACGCATCCAGACGCGCAGTTGGGACGGACAGGACGGCAAAAAGAATTACAGGACGGAAATCGTTGCCGATAGGGTGCAGTTCGGAACACGAGGGAGCGACAGTCCCGCCGGGGGGCCGAAGGAGGGGGCGTTGAAAAACCAAGGTAGCGCGCCGGAATCAATTGATACCATTGAATACCCTGAAGAAGAGATTAACCCCGACGATATACCATTCTAATAAAGACCATTCATACTATGCAGTGTCATTTTTCAACAAACAATATTAAATATATAGACTACAAGAACACGGAAACGCTCAAGAAGTTTCTTAATCCTCATGCGCGACTACTCGCAGGCAAGCGGACGGGAGTGTGCGCGAAGCACCAGCGCAAATTGGCGGTTGCGGTCAAGAGAGCGCGCTTCATGGGACTCCTCCCGTACGTCTCGCAGTAAAAGTTTTGAGACTTTTCAAAGAAAAAGACCGCGCCTGAAAGGCGCGGTCTTTTTCTTTGACAGATTTTTAGGATGCCGCTTTTTCTACGCGCTCAACGTACGCTTCCGTGTCGGTGTTGATCCTGATGATATCTCCCGTATTGATGAACAGCGGCGTATTGACGGACGCGCCTGTTTCAAGTACGACCAGCTTATTGCCGCCCTGGGCGGTGTCGCCCTTTATGCTGGGGGGTGCTTCGGTAACTTTGAGTTCCACTTTCACGGGCGGCTTGATGCCGATAATGCGCTCCGTGTCGTCAGTGTGAAATACGAGCGCTTCTATGAGCGTATTTGCTTTCACGAATTTCAAGCCGTTGCCGACCGTTTCTTGAGGCAGAGTGAATCGCACTTTCGGGTCATGTTCTTCACAAAACCAAAACTCGCCTCGGTTGTGATAGAGATATTTGATCATTCGCGTATTGATGTCGGCTTCGTCCGCTTTTTCCGCCTGCCCGAATGAACGTTCCGTCACTTTTCCGGAGATGAGGCTTCGGAGTTTGGTCTGATTGACCGGCTTACGCATCTGTTTTCTGAACACGTGCGATCCGATGACCTCGTAGGGCTCCCCGTCCAACACGATGTATTTTCTTAGGGTAATTTCGTTATATTCCAACATAATGTTGCTCATTCTATCTTAAAATTCGTTTTCTATCAACACCGGGACAATACGGGTAAAAAGAGGTAACTTTTTTGTCACCGCCTCTGTTGTAATAAGCGAACCCCGAAGGAGACTCACCTGCAGTTCATCAAGAAGACAGCGTAGGTCAAGATAAACAACAATCCCGGGGTGGGTCAGGTCGAAGCGATATTATCAATAAAGTAGGCGGATTTTGGGGAGCAGAGAAGGTTGCTCCCTATAAACCGCATACCATTGTATAATATAATANNNNNNNNNNNNNNNNNNNNNNNNNNNNNNNNNNNNNNNNNNNNNNNNNNNNNNNNNNNNNNNNNNNNNNNNNNNNNNNNNNNNNNNNNNNNNNNNNNNNAACCATGTCACGGCAACTTTCACATACTATGGACTCTGTTTCAATAAGAAGCGACGAGGAGATACTCGCGCTCTCAATAGATTCCCCGACATTTTTTGCGGTGCTTGTTGATCGATATCAACAGGCGTTTTTGAGGAGAGCGGAACGCATTGTCGGCGGAAGAGAAGAAGCGCAAGACATCGTGCAGGAAACATTTACCAAAATATACGTGAATGCCGCGCGTTTCAAGAGCGTGCCCGGCGCGTCATTCAAATCGTGGGCGTACAAGATATTGCACAACACGGCATTCACCTCGTACCAGAGTATGCGAAAGAGGGGAGTCGCGGAAGTTCATCTTGAGATGGAGGTATATGAAATATTGCCCGATGCATCAAGCGAGACTTCTCATCGCAAAAGAGAGCTCTCTGACTACATCGCTTCGGTGATCTCACGGATGCCTTCTTCGCTCGGGCGACTGCTCCAACTCCATTTTTTGGAAGACAAGTCGCACAAAGAGATCGCGGAAATTGAACATACTTCCGTCGGTGCCATAAAGACAAGGATCCACCGCGCGAAAAATGAATTTAAAAAAATTGAACTCTCCCTTGTCTGATAAGATTTTAATATGAACGATACGCAATTTAAAAAAAGCATCATGCGCAGAGTCTATGCGATCTGGGCGCTTCGCCGCATGACGACCCCCACGATGCTGAAGTTTTACATACTCACTACCTTTCTATGGCAGTCGGCTTACTATGTGTCGCTCCCGCAGGTTTTTACCAATTCGCCGGCGATCACTGACGTCTCCGCAAATTATTCTTTTGCGCTCACGGCGTTTTCGCGCACGGAATTAATGACGCAGATCCTTTTTGCGGGAATTATTTGCCTCGCTCTGTGGTTTGCAAACGATATGTATAAGTATGCCGTGATACGACGGCACCACAATAACAGGATGCGCATGTAAACCGAAGTATGGAAGTCAGACTTCCGCAAGATTCTTGTGGGTGCCGAGTACGCGTTGACCGAGCACCACTTTTACTATTGAAACAAATGAGGCTTTTGGCGCATAATGGAATCATTGTTTCCGCAGATATCCAATGAAGGAGTTATTAAAAGTAGTGCTCGGTTGACGCGCTCTTTTACGGAGGGTAGTATAAAGGGAGTCAACCAAAGGAGGTAGTAGCTATGTGTGGACCTGTTATCCAAAGACAAGCGGGCAGAGAGGATGTCTCTCTCTTTCTTTCCGAAATATATCAGTGGAAGAATAAAGCCTTGATGGACGTGCTTGAAAAAGTAAAGAAACAACTTCTCAGCGTTGAGGAAGCGCTTGAGGCATTGTTTCTTGATGGGTCGCGCGATGAACTTCTCTATTG of the Patescibacteria group bacterium genome contains:
- a CDS encoding sigma-70 family RNA polymerase sigma factor, which encodes TMSRQLSHTMDSVSIRSDEEILALSIDSPTFFAVLVDRYQQAFLRRAERIVGGREEAQDIVQETFTKIYVNAARFKSVPGASFKSWAYKILHNTAFTSYQSMRKRGVAEVHLEMEVYEILPDASSETSHRKRELSDYIASVISRMPSSLGRLLQLHFLEDKSHKEIAEIEHTSVGAIKTRIHRAKNEFKKIELSLV
- the rpsR gene encoding 30S ribosomal protein S18: MQCHFSTNNIKYIDYKNTETLKKFLNPHARLLAGKRTGVCAKHQRKLAVAVKRARFMGLLPYVSQ
- a CDS encoding single-stranded DNA-binding protein, coding for MYLNKAFIIGNLTRDPELKSLPSGMKVTSFSVATNRVWKDKDGKRQEGTDYHNIVVFGRQAETVAQYLKKGSSALVEGRIQTRSWDGQDGKKNYRTEIVADRVQFGTRGSDSPAGGPKEGALKNQGSAPESIDTIEYPEEEINPDDIPF
- a CDS encoding elongation factor P; the encoded protein is MLEYNEITLRKYIVLDGEPYEVIGSHVFRKQMRKPVNQTKLRSLISGKVTERSFGQAEKADEADINTRMIKYLYHNRGEFWFCEEHDPKVRFTLPQETVGNGLKFVKANTLIEALVFHTDDTERIIGIKPPVKVELKVTEAPPSIKGDTAQGGNKLVVLETGASVNTPLFINTGDIIRINTDTEAYVERVEKAAS